A part of Saliniradius amylolyticus genomic DNA contains:
- a CDS encoding ABC transporter ATP-binding protein, producing MFSWFERRIDPFPESAPEAPPKNLLAFCWHYAKGSRRALFGLSILSAIVAVLEVSLVSYLGQLVDWFATRDPQTFIQEEKNSLIWMGAVVLVFLPLAIMLHSLINHQTVMANFPMRIRWQAHRYLLGQSLAFFHEEYAGRIATKVMQTALSVRETVRKMLDLMVYMAVYFISIMVTIVAIDWRLSLPLVIWLVVYGLILRVLLPRLKKVSQTQADARSMMTGRVVDSYTNISTVKLFAHTRTEQSYAQQGMDEFLHTVYPQMRLVTVLNVCVWLSNALLIFSTSALAVSLWLEGIASPGNIAVAVSLVLRINGMSQWVMWEVSALFENIGTVQDGMNTLAKPVSVTDKPGARELDVSQGEIRFQDVCFNYDARNPVFENLNLTIRPGERIGIVGRSGAGKSTLVNLLLRFYDLDSGRILIDGQDISQVSQESLRANISMVTQDTSLLHRSVKENIRYGRLDSTDEEVIQASSRAEAHGFIQHLSDLYGRTGYDSHVGERGVKLSGGQRQRIAIARVMLKDAPILVLDEATSALDSEVEAAIQDGLKKVMDDKTVLAIAHRLSTIAKMDRLVVLDQGRIVESGTHQELLARKGIYARLWAHQTGGFLGLE from the coding sequence ATGTTTTCGTGGTTTGAACGCCGCATCGATCCCTTCCCGGAATCGGCGCCTGAGGCGCCGCCAAAAAACCTCTTGGCCTTTTGTTGGCATTATGCCAAAGGCTCCCGTCGCGCCTTGTTCGGTTTATCGATACTAAGTGCCATTGTGGCGGTGCTGGAAGTCAGTTTGGTGAGCTACCTGGGCCAGTTAGTGGACTGGTTCGCTACCCGGGATCCCCAGACCTTTATTCAGGAGGAAAAAAACAGCCTGATCTGGATGGGCGCAGTGGTGCTGGTATTCCTGCCATTGGCCATTATGTTGCACTCGTTGATTAATCATCAGACGGTGATGGCTAATTTCCCCATGCGTATTCGCTGGCAGGCGCATAGATACTTGCTGGGGCAGAGTCTGGCATTCTTCCATGAAGAATACGCTGGTCGTATTGCCACCAAGGTGATGCAAACGGCGTTGTCGGTGCGGGAAACCGTGCGCAAGATGTTGGACCTGATGGTCTATATGGCGGTGTACTTTATCAGCATCATGGTCACTATCGTCGCCATCGATTGGCGCCTGAGCCTGCCACTGGTGATTTGGCTGGTGGTCTATGGTTTGATCTTAAGAGTACTTTTACCACGTCTTAAGAAAGTGTCCCAGACACAGGCCGACGCACGTTCCATGATGACCGGACGGGTGGTGGACAGCTATACCAATATCTCCACCGTCAAGTTGTTCGCGCATACCCGAACCGAGCAAAGCTATGCGCAGCAAGGCATGGACGAGTTTCTGCACACTGTCTACCCACAGATGCGTCTGGTGACGGTGCTGAACGTGTGCGTCTGGTTGAGCAATGCGCTGTTGATCTTCAGTACCAGTGCGTTGGCGGTCTCGCTGTGGCTTGAAGGTATCGCCAGCCCCGGCAATATTGCTGTGGCAGTGAGCCTGGTGCTGCGCATCAACGGCATGTCTCAGTGGGTGATGTGGGAGGTCTCGGCTCTGTTTGAAAATATCGGCACAGTGCAAGATGGTATGAACACTCTGGCCAAGCCGGTTTCGGTAACCGACAAGCCAGGCGCCCGCGAACTGGACGTCTCTCAAGGTGAAATCCGTTTTCAGGATGTGTGTTTTAATTACGATGCCCGCAATCCGGTGTTTGAAAACCTTAACCTCACCATCAGGCCCGGTGAGCGCATCGGTATTGTGGGGCGCTCCGGGGCCGGTAAGTCCACGTTGGTGAATCTGCTGCTGCGTTTTTATGACCTGGATTCGGGCCGTATTCTTATCGACGGACAGGATATCAGTCAGGTGTCACAGGAGAGTCTGCGAGCCAATATCAGTATGGTGACCCAGGATACCTCTTTATTGCACCGTTCGGTGAAAGAGAACATTCGTTACGGGCGACTGGATAGCACCGACGAGGAAGTGATTCAGGCCTCCAGTCGGGCCGAAGCCCATGGTTTCATTCAGCATCTGTCCGATCTCTATGGTCGGACCGGTTACGACTCCCATGTAGGCGAGCGCGGGGTTAAACTGTCCGGTGGTCAGCGCCAGCGCATCGCTATCGCCCGAGTGATGCTAAAAGATGCGCCTATACTGGTATTGGATGAAGCAACCTCGGCATTGGACTCAGAGGTGGAAGCGGCGATCCAGGATGGGCTGAAGAAGGTGATGGATGATAAAACGGTGCTGGCCATCGCGCATCGCCTGTCGACGATTGCCAAGATGGATCGTCTGGTGGTTCTGGATCAAGGGCGGATTGTGGAGTCCGGCACCCATCAGGAGTTATTGGCCCGTAAGGGCATCTATGCGCGGCTCTGGGCGCATCAGACCGGAGGTTTCCTGGGGCTCGAGTAA
- a CDS encoding tetratricopeptide repeat protein: MMTHPMIVGVLLVFLLGCETTNTHRYAEMDAGFQDRFFEGYQEVAIETEEQVFAISPSMVRFIEQRRRYAESPKEQVQELVKGIFGRANMNLVYNSTANNTASQTFAQGQANCLSMTIMTYALADYAGMQVHFQQVEVPEFWERRDGVSLLNGHVNLRIYPGDDSRYMYFSRPGLEVDFDPSEYRDVFESEKISKQRVLAMFYNNKAADALVKDDYVTAYAYLKRALMTDPELPEGWVNLGVLYRYNHLLGEAEAAYHQALNLAPNHTALENLALLYQMTGRDEQAEVMLARIERQRQDNPYYHFLLGEIALDESHPKEAIDHYRDALKLDRNKHVFYFGLARAFAELGNMDATRRYLKKARQYADYQDEERRYDNKLNLLSRVSL; the protein is encoded by the coding sequence ATGATGACGCATCCTATGATTGTAGGGGTGCTGCTGGTTTTTTTACTGGGATGTGAGACCACCAACACTCACCGCTATGCTGAGATGGACGCTGGCTTTCAGGATCGGTTTTTTGAGGGCTATCAAGAGGTGGCTATCGAAACTGAAGAGCAGGTCTTCGCCATTTCACCGTCCATGGTTCGGTTTATTGAGCAACGCCGACGTTACGCTGAGTCACCGAAAGAGCAGGTTCAGGAGCTGGTAAAAGGCATTTTTGGCCGCGCCAATATGAACTTGGTCTATAACTCCACTGCCAATAACACTGCCTCGCAGACCTTTGCTCAAGGCCAGGCTAACTGCTTGTCTATGACCATAATGACCTATGCCCTGGCTGATTACGCCGGTATGCAGGTGCATTTCCAGCAGGTGGAAGTGCCGGAGTTTTGGGAACGGCGCGATGGCGTCAGTTTGCTAAACGGCCATGTGAATCTGCGCATTTATCCGGGCGATGATAGTCGTTATATGTACTTTAGCCGTCCGGGACTGGAGGTAGATTTTGACCCCTCGGAGTATCGTGATGTTTTTGAAAGCGAGAAAATCTCCAAACAAAGGGTATTGGCCATGTTTTACAACAACAAGGCTGCCGATGCGCTGGTGAAAGATGATTATGTGACGGCCTATGCCTATTTAAAGCGGGCCCTGATGACCGATCCTGAGTTACCGGAGGGCTGGGTAAACCTAGGGGTACTGTATCGATATAATCATCTTCTGGGTGAGGCAGAAGCCGCTTATCACCAAGCGTTGAATTTGGCACCAAATCACACAGCACTGGAAAACCTGGCTCTGCTTTATCAGATGACCGGCCGCGATGAGCAGGCCGAAGTTATGTTGGCACGGATTGAGCGGCAACGGCAGGATAATCCTTATTATCACTTCTTGTTGGGTGAGATCGCGCTGGATGAAAGCCATCCCAAGGAAGCTATTGACCATTATCGTGATGCATTAAAGCTGGATCGCAATAAGCATGTCTTTTACTTCGGCCTGGCTCGGGCTTTTGCCGAATTGGGTAATATGGATGCCACTCGTCGCTATTTGAAAAAAGCGCGGCAATACGCGGATTACCAGGACGAAGAGCGTCGCTACGATAATAAGCTTAATCTGTTAAGTCGGGTCTCGCTGTGA